The genome window GAAAAGAACTCAAAGGCAGGATAAACAAAGGCAGCAGGGTCTTGGTGATGGACAAGGCAGCTGCGAAAATCATCAGGAGTCTGCTTAATTATCCTTTTTCAATCGATATTCTGAAGTCAAGGAAATTAAGCCCATGCAATTTACCGGCGTTGATATCACATCCGGATTTTATAAAACTCATTCGAGACAAGAACCATGATGTAGCTGTTCTTCCGTGGACAGCGGATTTGGAAGCTGCCGTGTTCCTTGAGCAATCATTTTTTAACAAGAAATCCCCAAATTCCATAAAAATCCTGAAGCTTTTCCGCCAAATCACTGAAAAAGAACTTAAATCCTACTGCACAATAAGGGGACTGAACACATGGACCAGCCAAATGCCCGCTTCCATAGGATTTATCAGGCTTCTGGACAGGGAACATCCTGAAATTGTGCACGGCCTTGTGAGAAGCAGCGAGGAAGTTGAAAATATCAGCTCCCAGGCGCATGCCAAAAAAACGCAAAAAAGGAAACCAGGGAAAAATTAACTTGTCTGTCTTAGTTATATGCATACCCCTTCTCATTCTTCTCCAATCGTGCGCACCGGGCAAGGAATCAACATTGCCTACAGAGCAAGGAAGGAGGGTCGATGTAACATTTTGCCGAACAGGCAATTGCACACACGCATTGGCAATGTTTCTCGGCCAAACGCGGGAATATGCCTACTGCGCATTCTATGACCTGGACCTGCCTGAAATCATCAGCCTGCTTGATGAGCTGTCAGCAACCAAGGATATAAGGCTCTATATGGATGATGAATACCATATCCCCAGGAACTATTCCAGAGAAGACTCTTCTGCCAAACTGATGCACAACAAATATTGCGTTAGTGACGATGCCAGGATTTTCACAGGCTCCTTTAACCCCACGAGCAATGATGCCTACAAAAATGACAATAATGCCATAGCCATTGAATCAAAGCTCCTTGCTGAAAATTACAGGCGTAATTTCATTGCGATATGGGAAGGCAGGCCCGGGGAGGGCAATGCTGTTCATCCAAAAATCATATACAACAATATCAGCATAGAAAATTATTTCTGCCCGATAGACGAATGTGAGATGCAGATCAAAAGAGAAATTGGCTCTGCTGGCTCCTCAGTCTATTTTATGGCGTTCTCCTTTACCAGCCAAGGGATCGCAAATTCCCTGGCCATGCAGAAATTAAACGGGATTGAGATAAAGGGAGTGATGGAGAAAAAAAATGCCGGCAACCAGTCATCTTACCCGTTTCTTGAGTTTCATGGAATAGAAGCCAGAAAAGACGCGAACAAGTACAACATGCACCACAAGGTGTTCATTATTGACAATAAGACGGTCATTACGGGCAGCATGAACCCGACCAAGAACGGCAACAGCAGGAATGACGAAAACATACTAATAATACATGACAAAGAGATCGCTGAGCAGTATTCTACGGAATTTTTTAGGATTTGGCGCATAGCCAGTTAATTGGCTTCTGCAATCAGTCCGGAATATATTTCAAAATATGGAATGTAGAGAAACCAAAGTAATCAACGTCATTCACAACATCAGGAAATTTGGACTTGATGTCATCAATGACCTCCAGGAGATGGTTCAGGTCCCGGACTATCACCTCTGTCTCAAAATCAGCACCACCGATGCTTTTGTTTATCTGGTAAATATTCCTGTGGTTCTTGCAGTATTCAAACAGCTCAGCATTTCTCGCTGTTGATAACAGTTGCAGGTCAACCCTATAGGATACATAGCCCAGCTTCTCCAGGTTCAGGCCTATCTTGTAGCCAACAATGACTTTCTTCTTTTCCAGCAGCCTTATCCTGCTTCGCACCGTGTCAGGGGATATTTTCAGGCTCTTTGCAATTTCCAGGGAACTCTGGCGGACGTCGTTGGCGTATTTCTGGATGATTCTCCAGTCCAACTCATCAACATCCTCTCGCTGCCCTCCCCCATAGACCCTTTCTATGGAATGCTCATGCGTGTCCAAAAAGAATTTCCTGTTAAAGTTATAAATAGGGGCATAAACAGCCACATTGTACAGCTTGATATTTTTCTTGTACTTAAGCATGATATTGTCCCAGATGGTATGAAATTCCAGGATGTTCTTCACTCCAAGAAACAAGGCAAAATCCCATTTCCCATGCATGGATGTTATTGTCCAAACCTGGCTTAAATTATTCTCGACATGGCTGACGAATTCATCACCCTGTTTTTTGGCCATCTGCTGGAACTTGAAATAGACCCTGAAAGTGAAGTATCCAAGCCTTGCCATGTCAATGATTGCATGGTAGCCTGTTATGATATTTTCCTGCTCAAGCTTTTTCATGCGATAAAGAATAAACTGCTTGGACCGCTTGAGCTTGTGGGACAGCTCGGCCAGGCTGATGTTCGACTTCTTATCCACTTCATACAATATTTTCTTGTCAAACAAGTCAAGCTTGTATTCTGCCATATTATTTTATAATTGCCAGTTTATATATAAATTTATAGGTTTTGTTAAAAAAATCAATAGAATAATTAATATAGTTGTTTTAATATTATTAGTACTATAGAGGGGTAAATATGAGTGACTTCAAATACACAAGGAAATATTTCGAAACAGAAATGGAAAAAGGCATGACTGATTATCAGAAGAAAGAATTTCACAGAATTAAAAGGCGGGAATTCTTGAAGCATGCTGGCATGGGTGCAGTGGGCATGCTTTTGGCAATTAAAACAATCCCATTTGAACATATTGGCAGCTATGCCCTAAAATCATTCACTGGTGAAACTGAGGAGCATGAACAAAGGGAATTTTATCTCAAGCGGTGGGATATTGAAAAGATCATGGCTGAAGCCAATTATGACCAGTGGAAACAGGCAAGTATCCATGAAGAAGCCCTTCCTTTTATGCCTGTTGGATTTACAAGCGGACACCTTTGGGTTGACCAAACCACAAAACAATCATTATTTGGGAAGGACAGTGTCTTGAACAGGTATGTGCTGGAGGCATATGGCAGAACTGCCGACAATAAACGCACTTCTTTGACAATTGACATAATAGACAATTTTGACCATTTTTCGGAAGATGCTTCTGACACGCGGAGAACTGATGGGGTAGTGGATGACATAAGCCTGATTTTGCGAGCGTCTGATCCGGAAACTGGAGCAACAGTGAGGGAACTGAGAAGCTTCTGGTCTCGGGATTCTTTGGAGAGATTTGCAGCTTGGGAAAAGCATGGACAAAATGAGTATGCTTTCATGGATAGCCCATATTTTGTTCCGGATTACAGGAAGACAAGGGAGATAGGACAGAATTTGCATACCCTTTTGGCCAAATATTTTTTGAATGACCATGGAGAAAATGGCACAACACTCGCCCCCGTGATTAGCAGATAATAATGAGCAACAGTGATGCAAATGACAATAGCCTCTGCGCTCGAAAATTTGATTGGCGAAAAAAGGACCGCAAAAATCAGAAGCACTAAGATTTCGTCTATTGCCAAAGCAATAATTGGTGAGGATAAATATCACTCTGTGAAGGCTTCTTTGGCTGCAGAGCATCTTGAGATAATAGTTCCTGGCAAAATTGGCGCAACTTACACTCACGGCGGTCACCCAATACATTCGCGACCCCTAGGGGAGCTTAAATTTTGGACGCCAAGACAAAAAGAAGAATGCCTGGCACAAATGGAGAGAAATAAAGCTGAACGGCTAGAATGAGTGTCAGTGCATACCATACAACCCTTCAAGGAACAAGATAGCTGCAATTATTATTGTCAAGTCAAAGGCCAAGTCAATAGCAAATAATGCCTGGACAATATACAGCAATCCTGGAAAAATTAAGACCAATTTTATAATTCCAGAGCTTGCAGGCGTGCCTTTGTTTTCGAAATGCTGAATAACCCAATAATATAGCTGGATACACACCAAATACACTGCGCCAATAAAGGCAATGTCAAAGCCAACGCCGGAGCCAACATCATAAAATCCGAAATATTTCAGCCCAAGAACAATGCCCAGTACCATGCCAATGACAGACAATATCCTGCTCATTGCTAAAATGTGACATGAATTGATATATAAATAATTCCATCCTCTTCCTGTATGCTTTGCCCGAAAACTCGCCTTCCGGCCCGGTTTGGGCATCTGCTCAGCATGGCAGATTCTCGCGAATTGCATTTTTCTCCTCTGCAACCCCGAAAAATGCATAATCCCTCCGGGAACGGGCTTCGCAAAACTGATGCCCAAACTAACTTTTCGGGCAAAGCCCCCCTGTAGTAAGCTTTTTAAATACACCCTAATCCCATTCTCTCACATAAATAAATATGAAAAAAATACTGCTCGACACAAACATGCTTATGAGCATAGGCGCTCTGAAGGTTGACATTTTCTCAGAGATTGAGAGGATATGTGACTTCAGGTATGAATTGGTCACAATTGACAGCGTTGTGGTGGAATTGTCCAAACTGACCGCGCCTAGCAGGGGCAACATTGGCCGCACGGCAAAGCTTGCTTTGGAGCTCATCAAGCGGAAAAATGTGAAGATTTTAAAATCAGGCATAATGCCCGCTGATGAAGGCATTGTCATGGTCGCCGACACCAATTTCATCGTCGCTACCCAAGACTTGGCGCTCAAGCGAAGGCTCAAAGCCAAGGGCGCAGGGATTATCACGATCAGGCAGAAAAAATACCTGAAATTCGGGTGAAAAAATGTTTTACAAGATACAAGTGAAAGACCACATAAGGGTGCCTCCAGGATATTTTAACATGGAGAAGAATGAGGCCATCATTAAACGAATAAAAAAGAAGTATGACGGCTACATCTCCAAGGAACTGGGGTTTGTGATCGACGTTTCAGATGTCAACGATGTCCATGAGGGAATAATCATCTCCGGGGACGGCGCAGCATACTACGAAACGACATTCACACTGCTTACATTCAAGCCAGAGCAGCAGGAAGTCATGCCTGGCAAGATCAAGGACATTGCAGATTTTGGGGCATTCCTCAATATCGGGCCAACAGACGGCATGATACATATTTCACAAACCATGGACGACTTTGTCTCATTTGGCAAGGAAAAGGTCCTGGTTGGAAAGGACAGCAAGAGAAGCCTGAAAGTGAATGACATCTGCCGTGCAAGAATCATCGCAGTAAGCTATAAGGATGTCTCCAACCCGAAGATTGGCATGACGATGAGGCAGATTGGCCTCGGAAAGCTGGACTGGATGGCTGATTCGGCCCCTGAAGAATCCGGAAGCGAAGAAAAGAAAGAGGCAAAGTCTGATAAAAAAGACAGCAAGAAGAAATAAGGTGCAAAAATGAAAAAGAAAGTATGCAAGAGATGCAAGCTTTTTGTTGAAGGCGCTGAGTGCCCGGTTTGCAAGACTAGCAGCTTTTCAACAAGCTGGCAGGGCAGGCTTCACATACTCAACACAGCAGAATCCATGATAGCCAACAAAGTCGGCATATCTGAAAAAGGCGAATATGCAATAAAGGTGCGTTAGGATGCAGCTCAATGTAGTCAAGAAACAGGAGAGGGCAATGCTCGACAGGACTGAGCTGACTTTTGAGATTGGATTTACTGGCGCTGTTCCCTCAAGGGAAGAGATTAAGAAGAAGATTGCTGGCATGGAAGGCGTTAAGGAAAATGTTGTCATAATCAAGAAAATAAAGGCAGCAGTTGGCTTTGGAAGGGCAGTTGTTGAGGCTTACATTTACAAGGATGAGGCATCCATGGGGAAAATCGAGTATGAGTATGCGATTAAGAGGGGCTCAAGCAAGAAAGAGGCCGGCAAGGAAGGCGAGGCCAAGACAGAAGCCAAGCCTGCTGAGGAAAAAAAGGAATAGGCACAAGCTATTTGAGTGATAAACATGGCAGAAAAAGGCGGAAAGGCACCAAGCAAAAAGGCAGGGAAGGGCATTCATTCATTGTACACAGTTTCAGGAAACAAGCTGGAAAGAAAGAATAAATATTGCCCAAAGTGCGGCCAGGGATTCTTTTTGGCCAAGCACAAGGACAGGCAAACATGCGGCAACTGCCATTATACTGAATTTTCAGGGAAGAAGTAAATTCCTTTTTTTGAAATTCAAACTTTTTTAAATATCAGACCCCCAGAACTACCTATCTTCCAATTCTGCGCCCTGCATTACAAGCAAATCATCTGTTGTCAGCTTTTCCCCGCGCCTTATCTTTTCCTGCACATCCATCTCTTTCTGCCTCAGTGTCTTCCGGCGCTGCTGCCTTTTCTCTTCCCTGTGCTCTTCCATCTCCTGGCCGAGCTGCTTATGGACTTCATTTAGCTCAGTGAGCTTTTCCTTCAGCTTATTGTTGACTTCACCAAACTTCTGCTTAAGCTCGAAAAAACTCTTATAGGCTTCCTCTTCCTGCACTTTCAGCGCGTCAATATCCTTGGACTTGGCCAGCACTTCCTCGTGCCTCTGCTGGCTCTGCTCGGCCTTGGTTTGCAGCTCTCCATGGACAGTATTGGCCTCTTTTTTCAGGCTGTCAATTTCCATGGAAAGGCCATGCTGGCTGCCTGACAATTCGCCTGCCGCAACCATTTGCCCAAGCTGGCGCTTCAGCTCCTTTCTCTTTTTCATGAGCGCCTGCTCCTTGTCAAAAGAAATAACTTCAGTCTCAACAATCCGGTCTATATCAGCAATCTGCTTCCTAACCTGGCCAGGGTTCAATCCCTTCTCCTTGCCTTTTCCGGAAACTGCATCCTTTTCCTGCTTGATTTTTCTGATCTCATCAATCTTGGCGACAATCGTCTCATTAAGCTTCTGCCTTTTTGCCTTCTCAATCTTTACAGAATTAGTGAGCTCATTTCTCCTGGTTTTGGCTTCCTTGACTTCCCCAATAAGCTGCCTAATCCTTTTTCCAATCTCTTCTTTCTTTGAGAACCAGGATTCCTTCTGGGTGTTAATCTCATTAAGCGAGGATTTCAACGAATTGACTTCCCTCTTCAATGAGTCCGCTCTATCCAAAAGATTTTTTCTTTCTTGATCTGTTAGCATGTCCGCTCCAAATCACTGCTGTATTAGCCGTCGTCGCAACTGGTCAACAAACTATAATAAACATGTGGGTGAAAACTAAAATCACACCGAAAAATTTAACCGAACAAGGCGCCGAGTCCTGCTGCTGCAGCCTCTTCGCTCTTCTTCTCTTCTTCTGCCTTTTTCTTTTCGTCTACCTTTGCCTCAGCCTTGCCTTCTCCAGCCCCTGAAGATGCAACTGCTGCTGGTGCTGCAACTGCGGCTTTTTCGATGGCCTTGTCTATGTCAACGCCGTCCAAAGCGGCCACTAACGCCTTGACCCTTGCGGAATCAGGCTTGGCACCTGCAGCTTCAAGCACCTTGGAGACAGAGGATTCTTCAACCTTCTGCCCAGCCTTGTGCAAAAGCATCGCTGCATATATGTATTCCATTGTCTGTACCTCCATAAAGCATTAATTGATATTGAACTCTGCCTTAATTGACATTGCCTGCATTTGGGCCCTGGCCATGAGGTCTCCCATCATTCCGGCCGCAGGAATTCCGCCTTCCAGAACAACTGCCCTTGATTCCCTGTAAACTTTCTGAAGCAGCATTTCCACGGTGTCTTTGCTGGCATATCCAGCCTCAACTGCCAGGTTCATAGCCCATGTTGATGCCTGGGTTATGTTGCTGATATACTGGCTTTCATCAACAGCAAGCAGGTCGCGCGTGAATATTTCGCCATTCTCATAAACTGCAACAAGGTCAAGCCCGACTTCCATCGGCTGGATCCCCAGCCTGGACAAAACCTCAGATGCCTTTTGGCTGACCTTTTCTCCCTTTTTGACAATTATGCTGTCCTGCTTAATCACAACCTTGCCTCCTTCAACCCCTGACTTGATTTTCAAAGCACCAAGCTCGCCGATAATAGGGCCTGGGGCAAAGGGAGTCGGCCCGGCGCTGATCTTAATGTCTGCCGGAGCGGTCTGGCCTGGCTTGGCAGGCGCATTTGATTTGTTTTTCTGCAGGAACTTGAACAATTTGAAAGGGCTTTCCTTTGAGAATATCATTGCAGGCATGCCTTCGAGCTTTGCCTCAAGGTGCTCAATGCCCTGTTTTTTTCCCTTGACCTTTTCAATGGCCATCTTAATGAGCCTTCTTTTGGTCATCTTCAGGACAATGTTCTTTGCCCTGAGCTGCTCCCTCATTTTTTGCAGCTGCGGAGCAGGAAGATTTTCTATGTTTACAGCGCCGACAATCGGATACTGGTCCATAAGCTGCGCAAAGTCAGTGACATTCCTCTTCTTGGCTTCCGGAATATGCTCTGTTTTTACCGTCATTGGGCAACCGCCTCGGCTTTCTTGGGCTCGTCATGCTTTTTGTGCAGCAGGCTTTTCTTCTGTTTTTTGACCTCAGCTGATACTTTTTCAAGCAGCTGGACCGGCCTGCCCATTGTCAATTTTATGAACATTGAATTGATGTTGTTCTTGTCATTCGGAAGGTGATGCACCACCTGATCGTAAATATTCAGGATGTTATCAGCAATTTCATCGTCGCCCTTGTCTTCTGAGCCCACAACTGTCTGGATTATTGGTGATGTCTTGAGGCTAATTTTGACTGTGTGCTGCAGCTTGTCGTACAATGGCCGGAGATTGAACTTGGGCGGCACAATGCAGCCAGCCTTTGGGTTTGGCATTTTTCCCCTTGGCCCAAGAACCCTTCCAAAAGCGCCAGCCACTTTTGGCATGATGTTTGCCTGTGCTATGAAAAAGTCATACTGCTCAGCAAGCTTTTTCATGGCTTTCTTGTCCTGCCCATATTTCTGGAAATCATCCTGGACAACGCTGAAATCACAGACTGATTTTGCCTCATCAGAAAGCTCTGCCCCAACCAGCGCGCATACCTTGGCTTTTTTAGACCTGGTGTGCTTTAATGTCATGAAGAATTCAATTTGGTTTTCAGTCTTCTTGAGGTCAATGCCCCTAACGTTGATAATAAAATCAAAACTCTGCTTAAAATTCCTCTTAGTAGAACCTTCTCTTACCTGTTTCAAAGCATCCAATACAACTTTCTTGTCCATTCTGACTCCACCCTGCTAAGGCCGCACGCGGCATTAGTACGCGGGATTACTGGCATTGATATTGCTTCTTGGGAGAAAATGGCCATTTATAAAGATATCTGAAAGTAAAAAGTAAAGTTGAAAGATCCAGTATTTGCTCCGGCCGGTTTACCTGCCGACTCCCCTGCCGCCACGAACGACTTTTCCTGAAACGCGGCCCCGTGCCCTTGCCACACCAGACTTTGACCCTTTTCCATATTCCCCTCTGGGTATGCCAATCGGCTTCCTGAATCGCACATCGTTCATTGGCTTGATATTCTGGGGAAGTATCTTTTGCTTGCTAAAATATGGTCTCCATGGCTCATTTAGCACAGCATCATGGGGAGGCACAAAAGGAATTGGGATTATTGGAATTGGCACTTGCTTCTTGGTCTTAACCTTGATTGTAATATCCACCCTTCTCAAGCCGTCCATCATACCCTTAAGCTTTTCAAAGAGATCTTTTTCTGTCAGGTTGATATTCTGGATAATCCTGGCTAATTTTGCTGAGTCCACATTGTAGTCTTTTTCAAAGGCTTCAAACCTGTCCTTTAACGCCTGCATGTCCCTGAGCTGGATAGCCTGCAGCATCTTGAAAATCCTGTCAAATTTAATCAATTCCTGCCTGTCCGCGGCCTTGACTTTTTCCCAGTCAAGTTCGAATCCCCTGCTGTTAAGCTCCTGCACAACATTCTTAACTGAAATATCATCGGTAATGGAGCCTTCGCCATTTACAAAAATCTGCTCCATGTCCTTATTGGTCATTTTGTATCCCAGCCTGTGAGCCAAGATGCTGTCAATCCTGCCCACTGTCGAATCCCTGGCTTGTTCTGCGCGCAATTTGCTCAGCTCCTCATTGGCTTCCTTGCCTGTGTTGTTTCTTGCAGACCATCCCATGGCGCAGGCATGGCCTTCATACGAAATCTCGATGTCACTGACTGTTATGGATCCTGATTTCAGCAATTTCACCGCTTCAGCATAAGTTTTCTTTCGCGCCTGCAGATCCCTGGCCAGTTCCCTGTCAAGCCTTGCCATGGCATGGCTTATTTCCCTATTCAGCCCGGAATCCAATGCAGCGAGTGCGGCCTGCATGTCTTTGGCGCCCTCCTTGTTGTCAAACTGGCCGCTGAACCAGAATGGCGCCCTGGTGTAGAAGCTGACAGTGTACTGCGAAACTGCCTCGTTCTCCACCACATCAATTTTTGGCACATTTGGGGCGACGATTGCCTGCTCTTGCGCCTGGCCAGGCACGTTTATTGTATTGATCCAGTCCTGGGCCCTCATTCTTTGCCTTTGCTGCTCCATCATCGCAACATGGGTCTTATCTGACTGGGAACGTGCCGCGGAAATCATGCCTGGTGTTATAGTTGTTGTCAATGCCTGGACTGAAATTGTGGCGCTTAAGGCAAGGAGCACCAATCCCCTGACAGAAGTTGACGTGTACTTATTCATCTTCTTACTTAGGGCAGAAAGCCATTTCCTGACGCTACCCTGCTGGTTCCCGCTTTCACCAATCAATTGTTCAAGTGATTTTAATTTGCGGACCAGTATCTCTGCACGATCAGAAAGGTTCCGTATGTTCTGCGCAATGCTGGAGCTTAATTGCTTTTCCTCAGCCAGCATTTGGTTGTATGTTTCAGCATTAATGCGCAATGGCCTTGACAGCAAATCCCGCTGTTTTTGCAGGTTGATTTTCTTTTCCCTTGTATTATCCTCCAATACTCTTAATATTGCCTTAATCCGTTCGGCCAATTCATGCCCGGCCGCTTCAGCCCCTTTTTTATCCAATGACATGGTTGTGTTCTGCAACTGGGTTTTCAGGACCTGGTCCTGCTCCAATTCATATAACAGCGTATAAATTTCAGCCTGGCCTGCCTCTGCCTCGAGAATCATTTTCACAACAGCGTCAATTTTTCCAAATGACTTTTGGCCCTTGGCAATCTCTTTTTCAACTGACCTGAGGTTATCTTCCTGCTTGTCAAGCATCTTAGCCAGCCATTTTTTGACTTTATTCTCATCCCTTAATTCGTCCGGGATTTTGCCTAATGTTACTTTTTTTGCGAGTTCTGTGAGTTCCCTGACCCCTGGCCATGTCGTTGAAACATTTCTCTGCGCAAAGCCCATGAATGTTGGAATTAAGAATTCTTTTGTTGCATGGATTTGCATGTCTTCGCTCATTAATGGATTAAGCTCTTTATCATGGCTTTCCATTGATTTTAAGCTGCCTCTTATTCTAACTACATCAGACTTCAGTTTCCTCATTTTCTCAGGAAAATTTTTCAGGACCTGGTCTGGAGCCGGCGTGGTTGGCTTGCCAGCATTCAACTGTTTTGGCGATGCCTGCCCTTTGGCTTGCCCGCCTTCCACTTCCTGATAGCTGGCATCATGGGCTTGGCCGCCTGGAGGAGGCTCGGTTCCCGGCGGAGGGGCCGGTGGGGCAGTTCCAGTCATTACAGGGCCTTGTTGCGGCGGATTGGCCTGGCCAGGCCGTTCTGTTGTTGTCTGGCCTGATCCTGCACGCTCTCTTGCTTCTTTTTCCATTTGCTCCCTATTTTGAATAATGGCCGCTATAAGCCCTTCCATTTTGGATGTCAAGTCAGCATACTTTTTCTTAAGGCCATCCATTTCTGAAATGCTTTCACGCATGTCACGAATTTCTTTTTTGGGAGTTACCCGGTCATCCTCAAAATATGTTTTATGTATAAGGGATATCTTTTCCAAAACTTCCCTTATTATGAGAGCATCAACATCCTCTTTCTTGCCTGTAACCAAGGATAGTTTTGATGCTATTGTCCGAAGAACACTCTTAAACTTGTCAAGCTGGGATGCCCATTGGCTTAGATTTCCGGTTAGAATTGCTGCGCGTGCTATTGTTTCATTAAGCTCTTTGTTGTTTTTTGCATCTTCAGACAGAAGCTCTTCTATGGCCCTCTTATAAAATTCTGGCTCCCTCAATCTATTATCTTCTTTCAGTTTGTTCCATAATGATTCAAGATTGCTCAACTGCATATGCTCTTCCTTCAGAATCTGCTTTAATCTCTCTTCTATGGGCTTTCTTTCATCAGAAATCCTGCCAAGATTTTGAATCAGGTAATCTTCGATGCGCAGAATGGCCTTTGCAATTTTTATGAGAGTCTCCTCTGTTTTTTCAATCTTTTGCTCCAGCTCCTGAGCGCCAGAATCTGATTTTTGCAGGGCTTGTACTATATATCCCAAGAAAGCCTCATCAAACTTGTTGTCATTATCGAACTTTTTAAGTGCACGCCCATGATTAACCGAAATATAAGAAAGCAAGTCCTGGTGATGATGCTCCAAATCAAAATATTTTAAATTGCTCCTAAGAACATCAACATTGTCTATGACTTTTCTCAGTTCGTCCCGAGCCTTAATCCCTCCTCCCCTTTTTTGTATTTTGAATTCCAGTTCCTCGATTAGATTGGAATAAATTGCAGCAGCATAAGCGTTCAGGTCCCTCTTATTCTTTTCGAGGAAGGCGCCATATTTGTAAAGCATGTCAATAAGCTTAAGCTTTCTCCAAACTAATTCAGACAAGTGGTGGCTTTGGTCAAGCGGGGCGGACGGTGGGCTAGTTGGCGGTATGGTGCCCACGGGTGGTTCTGGAGATGGCCCGGCCCTCCTTGCTTTCCGATTTCTCACAAAATTCCTGCCCATTAATGCAAGAACTATAACAATAGCCACAGAGGCTCCTCCTATTGTCCATCCTCCTCCGGGCACATTGCTTGTCCAGCTGCCCGCCACTATGACTTTAATATCAGTATTGACAGAAAATTCGCTGTCATGAATTTTCAAGGTCATGAATGCCTCAAGAGGCTCAGCTGTGTCAGGCATATCGCCGCCATTATCCCTGTATCTGAGGTAATATTTCCTGTTTGCCTGGTAAATATAGAATGCTGTTGGATTTAGCCCATTTACTGAAGGATGCACCTGCACAGAGCCAGGCACAATTTCAATCCTGACTTCATTATAATCCACTTCACCATTAATCAGCAGCGCATCCAGGAATTCACCCGCGCCAATGCTAATGGCATCTGTGAGGCCAACATTTGCAGTAGGATTGTGCACAACCAAACGGTCCTTTAGTCTTTTTTCGCCTGTTGCAATTTCAGCAGTGTCTTTCTGTCCAGGCTGAGCCTGCTGGGCAGTCGCGGCCGAATCATCTGTGGCTGTAGTGTCTGAACCACTGCCAGTTGTTGCAAAACTCTTGCTCACATCATTGACAACATCTTTCAAATAATTTGGATAAACTAGCCGGACCCATTCGATATTGCCGAATTCCTGCCCAGCTTCCTGCCAGGCAAAGTAGAAATTTGTTCCAATAAATGCCAATAGCAGGATAAAAAAGATAGTTTTGCCTATCCCTTGTGCAGCA of Candidatus Woesearchaeota archaeon contains these proteins:
- a CDS encoding DNA-directed RNA polymerase subunit E'', which translates into the protein MKKKVCKRCKLFVEGAECPVCKTSSFSTSWQGRLHILNTAESMIANKVGISEKGEYAIKVR
- a CDS encoding Lrp/AsnC family transcriptional regulator; the encoded protein is MAEYKLDLFDKKILYEVDKKSNISLAELSHKLKRSKQFILYRMKKLEQENIITGYHAIIDMARLGYFTFRVYFKFQQMAKKQGDEFVSHVENNLSQVWTITSMHGKWDFALFLGVKNILEFHTIWDNIMLKYKKNIKLYNVAVYAPIYNFNRKFFLDTHEHSIERVYGGGQREDVDELDWRIIQKYANDVRQSSLEIAKSLKISPDTVRSRIRLLEKKKVIVGYKIGLNLEKLGYVSYRVDLQLLSTARNAELFEYCKNHRNIYQINKSIGGADFETEVIVRDLNHLLEVIDDIKSKFPDVVNDVDYFGFSTFHILKYIPD
- a CDS encoding 50S ribosomal protein L10, with protein sequence MTVKTEHIPEAKKRNVTDFAQLMDQYPIVGAVNIENLPAPQLQKMREQLRAKNIVLKMTKRRLIKMAIEKVKGKKQGIEHLEAKLEGMPAMIFSKESPFKLFKFLQKNKSNAPAKPGQTAPADIKISAGPTPFAPGPIIGELGALKIKSGVEGGKVVIKQDSIIVKKGEKVSQKASEVLSRLGIQPMEVGLDLVAVYENGEIFTRDLLAVDESQYISNITQASTWAMNLAVEAGYASKDTVEMLLQKVYRESRAVVLEGGIPAAGMMGDLMARAQMQAMSIKAEFNIN
- the rpl12p gene encoding 50S ribosomal protein P1, with product MEYIYAAMLLHKAGQKVEESSVSKVLEAAGAKPDSARVKALVAALDGVDIDKAIEKAAVAAPAAVASSGAGEGKAEAKVDEKKKAEEEKKSEEAAAAGLGALFG
- a CDS encoding DNA-directed RNA polymerase — protein: MFYKIQVKDHIRVPPGYFNMEKNEAIIKRIKKKYDGYISKELGFVIDVSDVNDVHEGIIISGDGAAYYETTFTLLTFKPEQQEVMPGKIKDIADFGAFLNIGPTDGMIHISQTMDDFVSFGKEKVLVGKDSKRSLKVNDICRARIIAVSYKDVSNPKIGMTMRQIGLGKLDWMADSAPEESGSEEKKEAKSDKKDSKKK
- a CDS encoding 50S ribosomal protein L1, producing MDKKVVLDALKQVREGSTKRNFKQSFDFIINVRGIDLKKTENQIEFFMTLKHTRSKKAKVCALVGAELSDEAKSVCDFSVVQDDFQKYGQDKKAMKKLAEQYDFFIAQANIMPKVAGAFGRVLGPRGKMPNPKAGCIVPPKFNLRPLYDKLQHTVKISLKTSPIIQTVVGSEDKGDDEIADNILNIYDQVVHHLPNDKNNINSMFIKLTMGRPVQLLEKVSAEVKKQKKSLLHKKHDEPKKAEAVAQ
- a CDS encoding 30S ribosomal protein S27ae yields the protein MAEKGGKAPSKKAGKGIHSLYTVSGNKLERKNKYCPKCGQGFFLAKHKDRQTCGNCHYTEFSGKK